From one Misgurnus anguillicaudatus chromosome 2, ASM2758022v2, whole genome shotgun sequence genomic stretch:
- the nceh1a gene encoding neutral cholesterol ester hydrolase 1a produces the protein MMKLLCGITLLTIAVAHYVYIPLPEQISEPWKLMLLDATFRGAVWMGDVAHWMGLSHSVRVINSAIIGFESLVPITNNEIRVEDTLFDGVSVRVYHPNGKKEGELRRAVVFIHGGGWALGAPKLGSYDSLCRQMAADLDAVVVNVDYRMAPDVHFPVPYDDCVKAAKHFLSVETLEKYSVDPERVAVCGDSAGGNLAAAVAQRIGIDDNISVKFKLQVLIYPVLQALDFNTASYQQNQNVPILYRKLMARFWLEYLGADPDLIHSLLMNNHTALDQSLVSSTRAKLDWTTLLSKRMIKHFKPVVPVTGSPNLLKEVPAFLDARAAPLLADEDVLRMVPRAFILTGEHDVLRDDGIMYARRLEQAGVSVTNDHFEDGFHGCVSVAFWPLHFSVGIRAVQNYIAWLQENL, from the exons ATGATGAAGTTGCTTTGTGGTATTACTTTATTAACAATTGCAGTTGCCCATTACGTCTACATCCCACTGCCTGAGCAAATTTCAGAGCCATGGAAACTGATGCTGTTGGATGCAACATTTCGAGGAGCTGTGTGGATG GGAGATGTCGCTCACTGGATGGGTCTGAGTCACAGTGTCCGTGTTATCAACTCTGCCATAATCGGGTTTGAGAGTCTGGTGCCGATCACAAACAATGAGATCCGGGTGGAGGATACCCTGTTTGATGGTGTCTCTGTGCGCGTATACCACCCTAACGGAAAGAAAGAAGGCGAGCTGAGGAGGGCGGTGGTCTTCATCCATGGTGGTGGATGGGCCTTGGGTGCTCCAA AGTTGGGGTCATATGACAGTCTCTGTAGACAAATGGCAGCTGATCTGGATGCAGTGGTTGTGAATGTGGA TTATCGCATGGCTCCTGATGTGCACTTTCCTGTGCCGTATGATGACTGCGTGAAGGCCGCTAAACACTTCCTGAGCGTGGAAACATTGGAGAAATACTCAGTGGATCCAGAGCGAGTAGCTGTATGTGGAGACAGCGCTGGTGGAAATCTGGCTGCTGCAGTGGCTCAGCGG ATTGGAATAGACGACAATATCTCTGTGAAATTCAAACTTCAGGTGTTGATCTACCCCGTGCTCCAGGCCTTAGACTTTAACACAGCTTCCTATCAGCAGAACCAAAATGTTCCCATCTTATACCGCAAACTGATGGCTCGTTTCTGGCTGGAGTATCTAGGTGCTGACCCTGACCTCATTCACTCCCTTCTGATGAACAACCACACAGCCCTAGACCAAAGCCTTGTGTCCTCAACCCGTGCAAAGCTTGACTGGACCACTCTTCTTTCCAAGAGGatgataaaacattttaagcccGTTGTGCCGGTAACTGGGTCTCCCAATCTCCTAAAGGAGGTACCGGCATTCTTGGATGCCAGGGCTGCACCGTTACTTGCGGACGAGGACGTTTTGCGTATGGTGCCTCGTGCTTTCATTCTGACCGGTGAGCATGATGTTTTAAGGGATGATGGGATCATGTACGCGCGGAGGCTGGAGCAGGCTGGGGTCTCTGTCACTAATGACCATTTTGAAGATGGTTTCCATGGCTGTGTGAGCGTTGCTTTTTGGCCCCTTCATTTCTCGGTGGGAATAAGGGCGGTGCAGAATTATATCGCTTGGCTTCAGGAAAATCTGTAG
- the msl2a gene encoding E3 ubiquitin-protein ligase MSL2a: MNPINATSLYVSACRSLMQCDPQNPETCAELFNVLAFFRDSLSCLVCGNLLQDPIAPKNSFCQHYVCEGCRGKKMSLKPSCSWCKDWDQFEENKQLQILTDCYRSLCEYVSVCITNEQSTSGVKGYPEVKKLLEEVLGVKEEEEESSVFDAQSPARDTLDASHIKMEASSPECTADVEESGSDDVTDNLLTQTELETHEPAVVNVNEPLNTTELETDAVNVTNSNVGQVTVVENPESESVSRDHCNAQQHKPGVPCGQTNTVTEPCQQSPGQPQTGMTCLAAPHRKVRVSRKRSRSESDSEMLQPLPIASLMQGPPVAPTTPPKAPCEHKAPSSPTAVVTNGGILKVNKAMLDLTKNIQVNTDAGNKKVQPKSKVAVTKSKGKTKDRMLPASMLAGQPTKVVYKKTQEKKGCKCGRATQNPSVLTCRGQRCPCYSNRKACLDCICRGCQNSYMANGEKKLEAFAVPEKALEQTRLTLGINLTSISVRNAGSNAGVLSLSAGSPMASFLASSADEDQNFEDALEMHFDC, encoded by the exons ATGAATCCGATAAACGCCACCTCTCTGTACGTGTCGGCATGTCGCTCTCTAATGCAGTGCGATCCACAAAACCCCGAAACGTGTGCAGAATTGTTCAACGTCCTGGCCTTTTTTAGAGATTCACTTTCCTGCCTGGTGTGCG ggAATTTGCTTCAGGATCCAATTGCTCCCAAAAATTCATTCTGCCAGCATTATGTTTGCGAGGGCTGTCGAGGTAAAAAGATGTCACTTAAGCCATCGTGCAGCTGGTGTAAAGACTGGGATCAATTTGAGGAAAATAAACAGCTTCAGATTCTGACCGACTGCTATAGGAGTCTTTGTGAGTACGTCTCTGTGTGCATCACAAATGAGCAGAGCACCTCGGGGGTCAAAGGTTATCCTGAGGTGAAGAAATTGTTGGAAGAAGTGTTAGGCGTGAAGGAGGAAGAGGAAGAGTCCAGCGTTTTTGATGCGCAGAGCCCTGCAAGAGACACTTTGGATGCTTCTCACATTAAAATGGAGGCGAGTTCCCCAGAATGTACTGCTGACGTTGAAGAGTCTGGCTCTGATGATGTAACGGACAACCTGTTGACACAAACTGAATTAGAGACGCACGAGCCAGCCGTCGTCAATGTGaatgaacctttaaatactacAGAACTAGAGACAGATGCTGTTAATGTCACAAACAGCAATGTAGGTCAGGTGACTGTTGTGGAGAACCCCGAATCGGAGTCTGTGAGCAGGGACCACTGCAATGCTCAACAGCACAAGCCTGGAGTACCATGTGGACAGACTAATACGGTAACAGAGCCATGTCAGCAGTCACCAGGCCAACCTCAGACGGGTATGACGTGTCTCGCCGCACCCCACAGAAAAGTGAGAGTGAGCCGAAAGCGCTCTCGCTCAGAGAGCGACAGCGAGATGCTCCAGCCTCTGCCCATCGCCAGCCTCATGCAGGGTCCCCCGGTGGCGCCCACAACACCTCCAAAGGCACCGTGCGAACATAAAGCTCCCTCATCACCTACTGCTGTGGTCACTAACGGAGGTATCCTAAAGGTCAACAAGGCCATGTTGGATTTAACGAAAAACATACAGGTAAACACAGACGCGGGTAATAAGAAAGTTCAGCCTAAGAGTAAAGTTGCGGTCACCAAGTCAAAAGGCAAGACGAAGGACAGGATGCTCCCTGCTAGCATGTTAGCGGGACAGCCCACCAAAGTTGTATacaaaaagacacaagaaaagAAAGGATGCAAATGCGGAAGAGCAACGCAGAATCCAAGTGTTCTTACCTGCAGGGGACAGCGGTGCCCTTGCTACTCCAACCGAAAGGCCTGTTTGGACTGCATCTGCAGGGGCTGTCAAAACTCATACATGGCCAACGGTGAGAAGAAGCTGGAGGCATTTGCCGTGCCGGAAAAAGCCCTGGAGCAGACGAGGCTCACGCTGGGAATCAACCTCACCAGTATTTCCGTTCGAAATGCTGGCTCCAACGCTGGGGTTCTCAGCCTTTCTGCAGGCTCCCCCATGGCCTCTTTTCTCGCTTCAAGTGCTGACGAGGACCAGAATTTCGAAGATGCTCTCGAAATGCATTTTGACTGTTGA
- the pccb gene encoding propionyl-CoA carboxylase beta chain, mitochondrial, which produces MATLALMRSSLGLLNSLKYSLKSVGQIPYGATAGAIVRANVLQNARWYCARHLSVQERIDKKRNAALVGGGQTRIDAQHKRGKLTARERIELLLDPDSFVEYDMFVEHRCTDFGMDADHNKYPGDSVVTGQGRINGRVVFVFSQDFTVFGGSLSGAHAQKICKIMDQAMMVGAPVIGLNDSGGARIQEGVESLAGYADIFLRNVMASGVVPQISLIMGPCAGGAVYSPALTDFTFMVKDTSYLFITGPDVVKSVTNEDVTQEELGGAKTHTTVSGVAHRAFENDIDALLNLRAFFNYLPLSNQDAAPVIECQDPKDRLAPGLDTVVPLESTKAYDMLDIIRTIVDEREFFEIMPNYAKNIVVGFSRMNGRTVGIVGNQPKVASGCLDINSSVKGARFVRFCDAFNIPIITFVDVPGFLPGTAQEYGGIIRHGAKLLYAFAEATVPKITVITRKAYGGAYDVMSSKHLRGDVNYAWPSAEVAVMGAKGAVQIIFRGKESQAEAEAEYIEKFANPFPAAVRGFVDDIIQPSTTRKRICRDLEVLASKKQTNPWKKHANIPL; this is translated from the exons ATGGCGACTCTCGCGTTAATGCGAAGCAGTCTAGGGTTATTAAATAGTCTTAAATATTCCTTAAAAAGCGTAGGGCAGATTCCCTATGGTGCAACCGCTGGGGCAATTGTTCGGGCAAACGTGCTGCAAAATGCAAGATGGTATTGTGCCCGCCACCTGTCTGTCCAAGAGAGAATCGATAAGAAGCGAAATGCTGCTCTTGTAGGAGGAGGACAGACGAGGATAGATGCACAGCACAAACGG GGTAAACTGACAGCGAGAGAGAGAATTGAACTTTTGCTCGACCCCGATTCATTCGTGGAGTATGACATGTTTGTGGAGCACCGTTGTACTGACTTCGGCATGGATGCAGATCATAATAAG TACCCAGGAGACAGTGTAGTGACTGGACAGGGCAGAATCAATGGCAGAGTGGTTTTTGTTTTCAGCCAG GACTTCACAGTGTTTGGAGGCAGTTTATCAGGGGCTCATGCTCAGAAAATCTGCAAG ATTATGGACCAGGCAATGATGGTGGGAGCTCCAGTTATCGGTCTGAATGATTCTGGTGGTGCCCGCATTCAGGAAGGTGTGGAGTCCCTCGCAGGATATGCTGACA tttttctgcGTAACGTGATGGCATCAGGTGTAGTTCCTCAGATTTCTCTCATCATGGGCCCATGTGCAGGTGGTGCTGTATACTCACCCGCTCTCACAGACTTTACTTTCATGGTGAAG GACACCTCTTATCTCTTTATCACCGGCCCAGATGTGGTCAAATCTGTTACAAATGAGGACGTAACGCAGGAGGAGCTGGGTGGAGCAAAAACCCACACCACAGTATCTG GTGTTGCCCATCGGGCCTTTGAGAACGATATTGATGCCCTTTTGAACTTAAGAGCCTTTTTCAATTATCTTCCACTAAGCAACCAGGATGCAGCTCCTGTCATTGAGTGTCAAGATCCCAA GGATCGCCTGGCTCCTGGTCTGGATACTGTCGTTCCACTTGAAAGCACGAAAGCTTATGATATGCTGGACATCATTCGCACT ATAGTAGACGAGAGAGAATTCTTTGAGATTATGCCCAACTATGCCAAAAATATTGTGGTGGGATTTTCGAGGATGAATGGCCGGACTGTAGGCATAGTAGGAAACCAACCTAAAGTGGCATCTG GCTGCTTGGACATAAACTCGTCTGTTAAAGGGGCTCGGTTTGTTCGGTTCTGTGATGCCTTCAACATTCCCATTATTACTTTTGTGGATGTGCCAGGATTCCTTCCAG GCACAGCTCAGGAGTACGGAGGCATCATCAGACACGGAGCCAAACTACTTTATGCGTTTGCAGAGGCGACGGTTCCAAAAATCACTGTCATCACTAGGAAG GCCTACGGAGGTGCTTATGATGTGATGAGCTCCAAACATTTACGAGGGGATGTCAACTACGCATGGCCCAGTGCTGAAGTTGCAGTGATGGGCGCAAAG GGTGCTGTTCAAATCATCTTCAGAGGAAAGGAGAGCCAAGCCGAGGCTGAAGCCGAATACATCGAGAAGTTTGCCAATCCGTTCCCAGCTGCTGTCAGAG GCTTTGTGGATGACATCATTCAGCCCTCAACCACACGCAAGAGGATCTGTAGAGACCTGGAGGTGCTGGCCAGCAAGAAACAGACCAACCCCTGGAAAAAACATGCCAACATTCCCTTGTAA